The proteins below are encoded in one region of Epinephelus lanceolatus isolate andai-2023 chromosome 7, ASM4190304v1, whole genome shotgun sequence:
- the bbs7 gene encoding BBSome complex member BBS7 isoform X1, translating to MEIHLNRVDYIQVGVTSQKTMRLLPALGKKATQKVAVADHDGILTCFGMKKGEAVPVFKTLPGQKIARMDLGGAAGTPQEKIFVCSGSQVRGFTKKGKQFLTFDANLTESINAMHVSGADLFVCASYIYNHYCDCKDQDYYLSGDKINDITCLSSENLTRLVPVLACQDRVLRVLQGSELAYDIEVPGPPSVLEQYTKDGGEEILYGTTDGKIGLVQIDESSAATKWEIDNDKKKGGILCIDTHDIIGDGVNDILVGRDDGTVEVYGFDSTNGPTLRFEHVLSESVTSIQGGCVGKESYDEVLTATYTGWVTGLTTEPQKAEAGPGDEVRMSKETQSKVEALRAELEQLQVKVLQGREQYQQTSQSSTAVSAVPIFSINDKFTLCQDDASYSLTLEVQTAIDNLLLQSDVPIDLLDVDKNSAVVSFSECDSEQPNGNFLLATYRCQANTTRLELKVRSIEGQYGTLQAYITPRLQPKTCQVRQYQIKPLSLHQRTHSIDQDRPMNRLSLVGQFSFAEIHSWVVFCLPEVPEKTPAGESITFYFHNTFLGTQLEATYCKGEGHFRSDNISTISILSDVLSKEATKRKINLNISYDIDDDSVSHTLKMIHPKLEYQLLLARKVQLIDALKELQVHEGNADFLIPEYRDILDDSTNLLEEYKKQPAHLERLYGMITDLFIDKFKFKGQNVKTKVSSLLEILDNYDLNSLLDFFNEA from the exons ATGGAGATCCATCTTAATCGAGTGGATTATATTCAG GTTGGTGTGACATCCCAGAAAACAATGAGGCTGCTTCCAGCACTGGGAAAAAAGGCAACCCAAAAG GTTGCTGTTGCTGATCATGATGGTATACTGACATGTTTTGGGATGAAGAAGGGAGAAGCAGTG CCCGTGTTTAAAACACTTCCCGGGCAGAAAATAGCCAGAATGGACCTTGGAGGAGCTGCAGGAACTCCTCAGGAGAAGATCTTCGTTTGCTCTGGTTCTCAGGTCCGAGGATTTACCAAGAAAGGCAAACAGTTCCTCACCTTTGACGCCAACCTTACTGAGAGCATTAACGCCAT GCACGTCTCAGGCGCTGACCTCTTTGTGTGTGCAAGTTACATCTACAACCATTACTGTGACTGCAAGGACCAAGACTACTACCTCTCCGGAGACAAaatcaatgacatcacatgtttGTCCTCAGAAAACCTGACTCGCCTCGTCCCAGTCCTGGCCTGCCAAGATCGGGTTCTCAGAGTCCTGCAG gggtcTGAGCTCGCCTATGACATTGAAGTCCCTGGCCCTCCATCTGTCTTGGAACAGTACACCAAAGATGGAG GAGAGGAGATCCTCTACGGAACAACAGATGGcaaaataggattggtccagaTCGATGAGTCCTCAGCTGCGACCAAATGGGAGATTgacaatgacaaaaagaaagGAG GAATTCTTTGCATTGACACTCATGACATTATTGGAGACGGAGTGAACGACATCCTGGTGGGCAGGGATGACGGGACAGTTGAGGTCTATGGTTTCGACAGCACCAATGGGCCCACGTTACGCTTTGAGCAT GTGTTGTCAGAGAGCGTCACTTCAATCCAGGGTGGCTGTGTGGGGAAGGAATCTTATGATGAGGTCTTGACTGCTACTTACACAG GATGGGTGACAGGTTTGACCACTGAGCCCCAGAAGGCTGAGGCCGGCCCTGGAGACGAGGTCAGGATGAGTAAGGAGACCCAGTCCAAAGTGGAGGCACTCAG GGCAGAGCTGGAGCAGCTGCAGGTCAAAGTCCTGCAGGGCCGTGAGCAGTACCAGCAGACCTCCCAGTCGAGCACAGCTGTCTCTGCTGTGCCCATCTTCAGCATCAATGACAAGTTCACCCTCTGCCAGGATGATGCCAGCTACAGCCTCACTCTGGAGGTGCAGACTGCCATCGACAATCTGCTGCTCCAG AGTGACGTCCCCATAGACCTGCTGGATGTGGATAAGAATTCAGCTGTTGTCAGTTTCAGTGAATGTGATTCAGAG CAGCCTAATGGAAACTTCCTCCTAGCCACGTACAGATGCCAGGCTAACACTACAAGACTCGAGCTCAAG GTGAGATCCATCGAGGGACAGTATGGGACCCTGCAGGCTTACATTACCCCCAGACTGCAACCCAAGACATGCCAGGTCCGACAGTACCAGATCAAACCCCTGTCCCTCCACCAGCGGACACACAGCATTGACCAAGACAG GCCCATGAACAGGCTCAGTCTGGTGGGACAGTTCAGTTTTGCTGAGATTCACTCCTGGGTGGTTTTCTGTTTGCCAGAGGTGCCTGAGAAAACACCAGCAGGAGAGAGCATCACTTTCTATTTCCACAACACTTTTCTTGGGACACAGCTTGAAGCCACCTACTG CAAAGGGGAGGGTCACTTCAGGTCAGACAACATCTCTACCATCTCCATACTGAGTGATGTTCTCTCTAAAGAAGCCACCAAGAGGAAAATCAACCTGAACATTTCGTATG ATATCGATGATGACTCTGTGAGCCACACTCTGAAGATGATCCATCCAAAGCTGGAGTACCAGCTGTTGTTGGCTAGAAAAGTTCAGCTTATTGACGCACTTAAA GAGCTTCAGGTTCACGAGGGGAACGCTGACTTCCTCATCCCGGAGTATCGTGACATCTTGGATGACTCCACTAATCTCCTCGAGGAGTACAAGAAGCAGCCAGCGCATCTTGAGAGGCTTTATG GAATGATCACAGACCTCTTCATCGACAAATTCAAGTTCAAAGGCCAGAATGTGAAAACGAAGGTGTCCTCGCTGCTGGAGATACTTGATAATTATGACTTAAATTCTCTGTTAGACTTTTTCAACGAGGCGTGA
- the bbs7 gene encoding BBSome complex member BBS7 isoform X2, with protein sequence MEIHLNRVDYIQVGVTSQKTMRLLPALGKKATQKVAVADHDGILTCFGMKKGEAVPVFKTLPGQKIARMDLGGAAGTPQEKIFVCSGSQVRGFTKKGKQFLTFDANLTESINAMHVSGADLFVCASYIYNHYCDCKDQDYYLSGDKINDITCLSSENLTRLVPVLACQDRVLRVLQGSELAYDIEVPGPPSVLEQYTKDGGEEILYGTTDGKIGLVQIDESSAATKWEIDNDKKKGGILCIDTHDIIGDGVNDILVGRDDGTVEVYGFDSTNGPTLRFEHVLSESVTSIQGGCVGKESYDEVLTATYTGWVTGLTTEPQKAEAGPGDEVRMSKETQSKVEALRAELEQLQVKVLQGREQYQQTSQSSTAVSAVPIFSINDKFTLCQDDASYSLTLEVQTAIDNLLLQSDVPIDLLDVDKNSAVVSFSECDSEPNGNFLLATYRCQANTTRLELKVRSIEGQYGTLQAYITPRLQPKTCQVRQYQIKPLSLHQRTHSIDQDRPMNRLSLVGQFSFAEIHSWVVFCLPEVPEKTPAGESITFYFHNTFLGTQLEATYCKGEGHFRSDNISTISILSDVLSKEATKRKINLNISYDIDDDSVSHTLKMIHPKLEYQLLLARKVQLIDALKELQVHEGNADFLIPEYRDILDDSTNLLEEYKKQPAHLERLYGMITDLFIDKFKFKGQNVKTKVSSLLEILDNYDLNSLLDFFNEA encoded by the exons ATGGAGATCCATCTTAATCGAGTGGATTATATTCAG GTTGGTGTGACATCCCAGAAAACAATGAGGCTGCTTCCAGCACTGGGAAAAAAGGCAACCCAAAAG GTTGCTGTTGCTGATCATGATGGTATACTGACATGTTTTGGGATGAAGAAGGGAGAAGCAGTG CCCGTGTTTAAAACACTTCCCGGGCAGAAAATAGCCAGAATGGACCTTGGAGGAGCTGCAGGAACTCCTCAGGAGAAGATCTTCGTTTGCTCTGGTTCTCAGGTCCGAGGATTTACCAAGAAAGGCAAACAGTTCCTCACCTTTGACGCCAACCTTACTGAGAGCATTAACGCCAT GCACGTCTCAGGCGCTGACCTCTTTGTGTGTGCAAGTTACATCTACAACCATTACTGTGACTGCAAGGACCAAGACTACTACCTCTCCGGAGACAAaatcaatgacatcacatgtttGTCCTCAGAAAACCTGACTCGCCTCGTCCCAGTCCTGGCCTGCCAAGATCGGGTTCTCAGAGTCCTGCAG gggtcTGAGCTCGCCTATGACATTGAAGTCCCTGGCCCTCCATCTGTCTTGGAACAGTACACCAAAGATGGAG GAGAGGAGATCCTCTACGGAACAACAGATGGcaaaataggattggtccagaTCGATGAGTCCTCAGCTGCGACCAAATGGGAGATTgacaatgacaaaaagaaagGAG GAATTCTTTGCATTGACACTCATGACATTATTGGAGACGGAGTGAACGACATCCTGGTGGGCAGGGATGACGGGACAGTTGAGGTCTATGGTTTCGACAGCACCAATGGGCCCACGTTACGCTTTGAGCAT GTGTTGTCAGAGAGCGTCACTTCAATCCAGGGTGGCTGTGTGGGGAAGGAATCTTATGATGAGGTCTTGACTGCTACTTACACAG GATGGGTGACAGGTTTGACCACTGAGCCCCAGAAGGCTGAGGCCGGCCCTGGAGACGAGGTCAGGATGAGTAAGGAGACCCAGTCCAAAGTGGAGGCACTCAG GGCAGAGCTGGAGCAGCTGCAGGTCAAAGTCCTGCAGGGCCGTGAGCAGTACCAGCAGACCTCCCAGTCGAGCACAGCTGTCTCTGCTGTGCCCATCTTCAGCATCAATGACAAGTTCACCCTCTGCCAGGATGATGCCAGCTACAGCCTCACTCTGGAGGTGCAGACTGCCATCGACAATCTGCTGCTCCAG AGTGACGTCCCCATAGACCTGCTGGATGTGGATAAGAATTCAGCTGTTGTCAGTTTCAGTGAATGTGATTCAGAG CCTAATGGAAACTTCCTCCTAGCCACGTACAGATGCCAGGCTAACACTACAAGACTCGAGCTCAAG GTGAGATCCATCGAGGGACAGTATGGGACCCTGCAGGCTTACATTACCCCCAGACTGCAACCCAAGACATGCCAGGTCCGACAGTACCAGATCAAACCCCTGTCCCTCCACCAGCGGACACACAGCATTGACCAAGACAG GCCCATGAACAGGCTCAGTCTGGTGGGACAGTTCAGTTTTGCTGAGATTCACTCCTGGGTGGTTTTCTGTTTGCCAGAGGTGCCTGAGAAAACACCAGCAGGAGAGAGCATCACTTTCTATTTCCACAACACTTTTCTTGGGACACAGCTTGAAGCCACCTACTG CAAAGGGGAGGGTCACTTCAGGTCAGACAACATCTCTACCATCTCCATACTGAGTGATGTTCTCTCTAAAGAAGCCACCAAGAGGAAAATCAACCTGAACATTTCGTATG ATATCGATGATGACTCTGTGAGCCACACTCTGAAGATGATCCATCCAAAGCTGGAGTACCAGCTGTTGTTGGCTAGAAAAGTTCAGCTTATTGACGCACTTAAA GAGCTTCAGGTTCACGAGGGGAACGCTGACTTCCTCATCCCGGAGTATCGTGACATCTTGGATGACTCCACTAATCTCCTCGAGGAGTACAAGAAGCAGCCAGCGCATCTTGAGAGGCTTTATG GAATGATCACAGACCTCTTCATCGACAAATTCAAGTTCAAAGGCCAGAATGTGAAAACGAAGGTGTCCTCGCTGCTGGAGATACTTGATAATTATGACTTAAATTCTCTGTTAGACTTTTTCAACGAGGCGTGA
- the tmem33 gene encoding transmembrane protein 33: MADTNQQRPPPQLGPAQFLMSNKLETAMWLSRLFTVYCSVMFILPILGPYAAANFYQRALLANALTSALRLHQRLPRFQLSRAFLAQALQEDSCHYLLYSLILVNSYPITMSIFPVFLFSLLHATTYTKKVLDSVGPSSMMFIRNLLEKLTSNQQNILKFIACNEIFLMPATVFMLFSGQGSLLLPFIYYRFLTLRYTSRRNPYCRTLFTELRILLEHFIMKPACPAFFRKMCLSSIAFISRLAPTGV; this comes from the exons ATGGCTGATACAAATCAACAAAGACCTCCTCCCCAACTAGGGCCTGCG CAATTTTTAATGAGTAACAAGCTGGAAACTGCAATGTGGCTTTCACGACTGTTCACCGTCTACTGCTCCGTAATGTTTATTCTACCAATTTTGGG ACCCTATGCAGCAGCCAACTTCTATCAGCGAGCCTTGTTAGCGAACGCCCTCACCAGTGCCCTTCGCTTGCATCAAAGGCTTCCACGCTTTCAGCTGAGCAGAGCTTTCCTGGCCCAGGCTCTTCAGGAGGACAGCTGCCATTACCTGCTCTACTCACTCATCCTGGTCAACTCCTACCCCATCACAA TGAGCATCTTCCCagtcttcctcttctctttgcTTCATGCGACTACGTACACAAAGAAAGTCCTTGAT TCTGTGGGCCCCAGCAGCATGATGTTCATCAGAAACCTCCTGGAGAAACTTACATCCAATCAGCAGAACATCCTGAAGTTTATCGCCTGCAATGAAATCTTCTTAATGCCGGCCACTGTTTTTATGCTCTTCAG TGGCCAGGGGAGCTTGCTGCTGCCTTTCATTTACTACCGATTCCTCACCCTGCGCTACACATCCAGAAGAAACCCATACTGCCG CACCTTGTTCACAGAGCTGCGGATTCTTCTGGAGCACTTCATCATGAAGCCCGCCTGCCCCGCCTTCTTCAGGAAGATGTGCCTCAGCAGTATCGCCTTCATCAGCCGCCTCGCCCCCACAGGTGTCTGA